Below is a genomic region from Candidatus Polarisedimenticolia bacterium.
TCGCAGAACGATCCGGTATCCGAGGAAGAGGCCGATTCCGCCGCCCGTGCGGAGACAGGGCCTCCGGTCCCTTATTCCCGTCAAGAGCTCTACGACATGCTCCTGCGCAAGCAGGCAGAATTCGAGAATGCCCGCAAGCGCATGGACCGCGAGATGCAGGAAAGCCGTCAGCGGCTGTCGATGGATCTCCTCCGTCGTCTGCTTCCCATTCTCGACAACTTCGAGCGCGCTCTCCACGAGAGCGCCGTGGAATCGGAGTCCGCCTTCCGTCAGGGGGTTTCTCTGACCGTCCAACAGATGAAGGATTTGCTTCGGCGCG
It encodes:
- a CDS encoding nucleotide exchange factor GrpE, with translation MANRRSETDDTNEDRRPGAEQREAPEDTVEIVEVVGLDSQNDPVSEEEADSAARAETGPPVPYSRQELYDMLLRKQAEFENARKRMDREMQESRQRLSMDLLRRLLPILDNFERALHESAVESESAFRQGVSLTVQQMKDLLRREGLDEIAAVGEKFDPMLHEAVETRVVDGLEDGIVLEDLRKGYRFQGQLLRPSLVRVSARGGKEKPAIP